Part of the Listeria innocua genome is shown below.
ACCAATACACGATTTAACCCAAGAGAAAAAATCCTTGGTAAAGCAAAACAAGTAAGAGAAAGCGCCCCAGTCGAAATGATTGGAAACAAAGTGAAACAAGCGCGCGATGCAGATCCAGTTGGCGCGATAGCTCAGAAAGTAAAGCACGTAGCTTCTAGCAATGAGCATGTCCAAACCGATAATGATTAATTAAAAAGCCGCCCATCCAACGGGCGGCTTTTTTCTATTCAATAGTTAAATTCTTCTTTTCACAGTAATATCCTTTACCACCCACAAACACTTTTTCTATCTCATCATTATTACTCAATGCTAAATTAACTAAGACTTCAGAAGGCGAGTCCAAAGAATAGCCCTGTTCAAACAGATAATTCTCTTTTCGCAAGTAATGATTTTTATAAAGATAACATGCTAAAGCAGCATTCGAAGTCCCTGTTGCTGCTTCTTCATTAATGTCGTATAGCGGGGCGAAATTCCGACAAATAATTCGGTCGTTATTAAAAGTATAAAGATGCATTCCAACGACATCATAAGTCGCACTAACTTCCCGGATCTTTTCAAAATTTGGCTCTAAGGCATGTAAATCTATTTCACTTTTGATTGGAATTAATATATCTTTTAAACCAGTTGAGACAATTTGAACTTGATAGTTTGTATTAACCTTGTTTAAGTCAAAGCATTCAGTTAGCTCATTTGGCGGGATTATATCATAGAAATTTGGGCGATTTTGCTCCATGAAGATAGTACCGTCTTTTAATGTAATAGTAAGAACACCGCTATTTGTTTCGATTGTATATTGATTCTTATGAAGTCTATTTAAATGCATCAATATCGCAAAAGAACCAATAGTCGCATGCCCGCATAAATCAACTTCTTCTTTTGGTGTAAAATATTCTAATTTATAATCGGCAATTTTAGAATCGGTTACAAAAGCTGTTTCCGCATAGCCTAGTTGTTTTGCAATCGCCATTTTTTGTTGGGTAGTTAATGTTGGTTCATTTAATACTACGCCAGCTTTATTTCCGCCGTTGTTATTTTTGCTAAATGCGCTTGCAACGTATACGGATATGTTCATAAAACATCATTCTCCTTCGTTAAACTTAATCTTCGGTAATCATTGCAAACTCCGCACGCACTACTTTTTTTAAGTCAAAAGGGGCTAGTTCGATTTGAAGTCCTCTTTTTCCGGCTGAAATTAAGATAGTATCCAGCTGTTCTGCACTATTATCAATAAAAGTTGGAAATAGTTTCTTCATACCAATAGGAGAACAACCACCGCGAATATAACCTGTTAGCTTTTCCAACGTATCAACTGGAATTAATTCACATTTTTTATTCCTGCTAATCTTCGCTAAGTGTTTTAAATGCAAGGTTTTATCAGCTGGAATGCACGCGACGATATTTCCTGTTTTATCGCCAGTAAGAACGAGCGTTTTAAAAATTTGCGCAGGATTATTCCCCGTTTCTTCTGCAACATGAAGTGCATCAAGCGCGTCTTCACTCCATTCATACTCACGTAATTGGTAACTAATCTTCTGTTTATCCAAAATTCGACACGCATTTGTTTTTTTATTCAATTGTTTCACCTCAATTAATTTTAATTTATGTACAAATTATGACACTTTTAGTTAAATAGTTGGCTTTTATCGCTGCTTTCTGTACAATGAAATGGAATTCAAATAAGAAAGGGAGATTTATTAATGAAAAAAGGGTTATTTAGCATGGTTCTTGTGCTTGCGATGGTACTTGTTTTAAGTGCATGTGGCGGCGCATCAAGGGTTGAACCAAAAAAAGCAGGAGAAATCACAGTTAACGCCGTTGTTTATAATAAAGACACGGATAAAGTTAAAGACGTATATGGTGAAGATGGTTCTAAATTCGAAAAAGAATTTGAAACTAGTTTTAAAGAAAGCTTCATTAGTACATTCACTGCAAGTTTTTCAAGTGATGTTAACTTAGACAAACAAGTGGATGATTTCTATAATGCACTTCGTAAACAAGTAAACGAAAAAACATCGTACACTACTAAAGTAACAAATGACGACAAAGAAAGTCCAGAAATTCAGTTCGCTGTTAAAGGCCTAGACATGAAGGGCGTTCAAACAGAATTAGTAGAAGAACTAACAAAAGCAGCAACTGCTGATCCATCAATTGCTACAGATGATCAAAAAATGGCTGAAAAAACAATGGAAATCTACACTAAAGCTGTTCAAAATGCAGATGCAGTATCAGAAGCAAAAACAATTACACTTAAACTAAAAGCAGATCCAGATGATGATTCATTATGGAAAATGCAAAACGATATGGCATTCATGCAAGAATTAACAACAGCATTCTTCATGGGTGGCATGAACTAAGATTTTTATAGACACTAGCAACTTTCGGGTTGTTGGTGTTTTTTTGTTTTTAGCAATAGATGTTATAATTGCATTAATTAGTTGACTAGGAGGGGGCACATGGTTACACTTAAAGTCGCTTTAGTACAACAACAAGCAGTACCAAATGACAAAGAGGCAAATTTAAATTTATCTATAAAGTATATAAAAGAAGCGCACCGAAAAGGAGCCGATTTAGTCCTTTTTCCCGAAATGTGGTCAAACGGCTACGCGCCACCTTTTGAGACAGCCTTTGATGAGCCAATGGATGCTGGTTTTGAAGAAGAGCGCACGCGGTGGTTGGCAGATGCAGTAGCACGAGATAGCGCATACGTTACTACTTTAAGAAAACTCGCGAAAGAACTAAACATTGGCGTTTGTGCTACTTATTTATCTAAAACAAAACAAAAACCGCAAAATACAGCTATTATAATTGACCGAAATGGAGAAATAATTCTAGATTACGCTAAAGTCCATACGTGCGATTTCTCTTTAGAAGCATTGCTGCAAAGCGGGGACGAATTTAACGTTTGTGAGTTTGATGGCATAAAACTTGGTGTGATGATATGTTACGACAGAGAATTCCCGGAAAGCGCCAGAGTTTTAATGTTAAAAGGGGCAGAAATTATCCTTGTTCCAAATGCATGCGATATGAATCCAGCTAGACTGAACCAACTAAACTCTCGTGCTTTTGAAAATATGGTTGGCGTTGCAATGGCAAACTATCCTGGAGAGAAATGGGGCAGATCCACTGCTTTTTCCCCGATTGTTTTTGATGAAAATGAGGATTACCGCGATAATACGATTATTGAAACAGACGACGTTTCAGAAGGTATTTTTATTGCTGAATTTAATTTAGACGAGATTCGAAGTTACAGGGAAAATGAAACGTGGGGAAATGCCTACCGAAAACCGCAAACCTATACAGATTTAATAAGTTTAGATGTAAAAGAACCATTTAAACGAAATTAAAAAAACAGAGACGAGCGATTCTCTGTTTTTTCTTTTAAAAATAATAAAGCCCCGCAACAATCAGCGCAACAACCAAAATCCCCGGAACCAGATTCGCGACCCGAATTTTCGTTAAACCAAGCAGGTTGAGACCAATAGCCAAAATCATAATTCCGCCAGTAGCCGTTAGTTCTTTAATAATAAGTGCCATCAGGTCTGCTGGAATGAATTGATCAATTTGTGTTGCAAAAAGCGCGATAAGGCCTTCAAATAAAAACACCGGAATAGCCGAGAGCATAACGCCCCAACCAAGTGTCGTACTAAGAAGAAGGGCGATAAATCCATCCATCACTGATTTCGTATAAAGTACATCATGATTACCACGAATGCCACTATCAAGCGCGCCAATAATTCCCATCGCGCCAATCACAAAAATAAGTGTAGCAGTAACAAAGCCTTTTGAAACATTACTTTTTCCTTTTGCACCGACTTTCCGTTCAATCCAGTGCCCGAGTTGATTAAGATGGTAATCTATATTAAGCCATTCACCAATAACAGCTCCAAAACAAATACTTAAAATAACAATAAGCGAGTTGCTCGTTTTAAATGCCATTTGAATACCAAGGACGATAACGGATAAACCCATCCCTTTCATGACAGTATCTTTCATACGTTCAGGGATATTATGTAATTTCATGCCAATTATAGAGCCAATTAAAATCCCTAGCCCATTAACTAGCGCACCAAGTAGAACCATTTTCTTCCTCCCTTTTTTGCATATAGCATTAGTATACAGGAATTTTCTGGCAATTGGGAGTATTATTTCGGATAAAAAAGTCGAAGGAAGCGTTTTGCTCCTTCGACTTTCGTGTTATTTTCCAGCCACTGTAAATCGTTCATTTAAGTGGTTTGGTCGCTCAATCTCATCTAAAACGGCGATAGCATAATCTTCCATGCTGATAAAACTATTACCATCACTACCAAATAAAAGATGATCTTTCCCAGATTGATATTCGCCAGTACGTTCACCTGGCTCAAACATGGCAGAAGGGCTAATGTAAGTCCAACTAAACTCTGCCTTATTTGCTTTTAAATGTTCCAACTGTTTTGCTTGAGCACGAGCAGTTGGATAGTATGGTGCTTCTCTAAGTCCTTTTGATTCTAAAAGGGTGTTACCATCTTCATCAATTTGAAGACTTGCTGCCCCGCCAACGACAATTAGGCGCGGAGATACAGTTCCATTTAAAACAGAAATCAGATGATCAAGCGAATCCACATGTTTTTCTGCTTCATCTGGGCTGACACCATAAGCATCAACGACGACATTTTGATCAGATAAATCTGAAAGCGTTAAATCAAAAATATCTTTTTGTAAAATATTAATATCTTTATGCGTTTGCGTTATTTTCCCAGCATTTCTTACAATAGCTGTTACTTCGTGGCCACGACTTTTTGCTTCTTCTAAAATTCTTGAACCAGCTCGACCCGTAGCGCCAATAATACCA
Proteins encoded:
- a CDS encoding PhzF family phenazine biosynthesis protein; the protein is MNISVYVASAFSKNNNGGNKAGVVLNEPTLTTQQKMAIAKQLGYAETAFVTDSKIADYKLEYFTPKEEVDLCGHATIGSFAILMHLNRLHKNQYTIETNSGVLTITLKDGTIFMEQNRPNFYDIIPPNELTECFDLNKVNTNYQVQIVSTGLKDILIPIKSEIDLHALEPNFEKIREVSATYDVVGMHLYTFNNDRIICRNFAPLYDINEEAATGTSNAALACYLYKNHYLRKENYLFEQGYSLDSPSEVLVNLALSNNDEIEKVFVGGKGYYCEKKNLTIE
- the ybaK gene encoding Cys-tRNA(Pro) deacylase, translated to MNKKTNACRILDKQKISYQLREYEWSEDALDALHVAEETGNNPAQIFKTLVLTGDKTGNIVACIPADKTLHLKHLAKISRNKKCELIPVDTLEKLTGYIRGGCSPIGMKKLFPTFIDNSAEQLDTILISAGKRGLQIELAPFDLKKVVRAEFAMITED
- a CDS encoding DUF5105 domain-containing protein, with amino-acid sequence MKKGLFSMVLVLAMVLVLSACGGASRVEPKKAGEITVNAVVYNKDTDKVKDVYGEDGSKFEKEFETSFKESFISTFTASFSSDVNLDKQVDDFYNALRKQVNEKTSYTTKVTNDDKESPEIQFAVKGLDMKGVQTELVEELTKAATADPSIATDDQKMAEKTMEIYTKAVQNADAVSEAKTITLKLKADPDDDSLWKMQNDMAFMQELTTAFFMGGMN
- a CDS encoding carbon-nitrogen hydrolase family protein, with the translated sequence MVTLKVALVQQQAVPNDKEANLNLSIKYIKEAHRKGADLVLFPEMWSNGYAPPFETAFDEPMDAGFEEERTRWLADAVARDSAYVTTLRKLAKELNIGVCATYLSKTKQKPQNTAIIIDRNGEIILDYAKVHTCDFSLEALLQSGDEFNVCEFDGIKLGVMICYDREFPESARVLMLKGAEIILVPNACDMNPARLNQLNSRAFENMVGVAMANYPGEKWGRSTAFSPIVFDENEDYRDNTIIETDDVSEGIFIAEFNLDEIRSYRENETWGNAYRKPQTYTDLISLDVKEPFKRN
- a CDS encoding DUF554 domain-containing protein, translated to MVLLGALVNGLGILIGSIIGMKLHNIPERMKDTVMKGMGLSVIVLGIQMAFKTSNSLIVILSICFGAVIGEWLNIDYHLNQLGHWIERKVGAKGKSNVSKGFVTATLIFVIGAMGIIGALDSGIRGNHDVLYTKSVMDGFIALLLSTTLGWGVMLSAIPVFLFEGLIALFATQIDQFIPADLMALIIKELTATGGIMILAIGLNLLGLTKIRVANLVPGILVVALIVAGLYYF
- a CDS encoding NAD(P)-dependent oxidoreductase, with the protein product MKIGIIGATGRAGSRILEEAKSRGHEVTAIVRNAGKITQTHKDINILQKDIFDLTLSDLSDQNVVVDAYGVSPDEAEKHVDSLDHLISVLNGTVSPRLIVVGGAASLQIDEDGNTLLESKGLREAPYYPTARAQAKQLEHLKANKAEFSWTYISPSAMFEPGERTGEYQSGKDHLLFGSDGNSFISMEDYAIAVLDEIERPNHLNERFTVAGK